One genomic segment of Pirellulales bacterium includes these proteins:
- a CDS encoding polyhydroxyalkanoic acid system family protein, with protein MPSVQLTIPHHLSQEEALERLKGLLAKVKARYQNQVSDLEETWTDNVVQFGFKTYGFTIAGSMRVEPSEVRFDAKVPMAAMMFKGKIEQTLRDEITRVLEKA; from the coding sequence ATGCCCAGCGTGCAGCTCACGATTCCGCACCATCTGAGTCAGGAAGAAGCGCTCGAGCGCCTCAAGGGTTTGCTCGCCAAGGTGAAGGCCCGCTATCAGAATCAGGTCAGCGACCTGGAAGAAACCTGGACCGACAACGTCGTGCAGTTCGGCTTCAAAACCTACGGCTTCACGATCGCCGGCAGCATGAGGGTCGAGCCATCCGAGGTGCGATTCGACGCCAAGGTGCCGATGGCCGCCATGATGTTCAAGGGGAAAATCGAACAAACCCTTCGCGACGAAATCACGCGCGTGCTGGAGAAGGCTTGA
- a CDS encoding tetratricopeptide repeat protein, with protein sequence MDTSTLHTAALHPAALRQLKSPFGKALGALAFTAIFAMLAPKAMAQATTQSALPPPTARTAPADDPFAETPPPAKAAQTKSQLTPGASSPKPDTTAMPGPGASQTPAARSPDDLSFPNAIPSATPATAPQSPAAKSHAGNNPFGDDTGVDTEPGKLTPVPRANHDTTVPTPNPPASPSTESTPLVPMPPSDLKSTETEMAPGQAEFKQGQDLAAAGKYAQAIEAYKKSLKLAKNEASTYEALGVAYRMLDRYDDAVNAFTDAIRLEPEIAEPYLRRGICWFHKGEYGLAILDFDDAAGIDFTDPRAATWKGMTLASEGRFLDAVNAYSTAIRYDNRFALAHINRGLAYAALKDYTKAVVDFNSAINVTPNDPTLYFKRAVAQSGGGDWNAAILSYNEAIRLDKQYAAAYKNRGEAYQQLGDTARAQADARRAQELSLAADHKTASAR encoded by the coding sequence ATGGATACATCGACACTGCATACGGCGGCGCTGCATCCAGCGGCGCTTCGGCAACTGAAATCGCCGTTCGGCAAAGCGTTGGGCGCTCTGGCGTTCACGGCGATCTTCGCCATGCTCGCCCCGAAGGCGATGGCCCAAGCGACGACGCAATCGGCCTTGCCCCCGCCCACCGCTCGGACCGCGCCTGCCGACGACCCCTTCGCCGAAACTCCGCCGCCGGCGAAAGCCGCACAGACGAAATCGCAACTCACACCGGGCGCTAGCTCGCCCAAGCCCGACACGACAGCCATGCCCGGTCCCGGCGCATCCCAAACTCCTGCCGCCAGATCGCCCGACGACCTCAGCTTCCCCAATGCGATTCCAAGCGCGACTCCGGCAACCGCTCCGCAATCTCCCGCCGCCAAATCGCATGCCGGCAACAATCCGTTTGGCGACGACACCGGCGTCGACACCGAGCCGGGCAAGCTCACGCCCGTCCCCCGCGCAAACCACGACACCACCGTTCCCACGCCGAATCCTCCCGCCAGCCCGAGCACGGAATCCACTCCTCTCGTTCCCATGCCGCCGAGCGATTTGAAATCGACCGAAACCGAAATGGCCCCCGGCCAAGCCGAATTCAAGCAAGGCCAGGATCTCGCGGCAGCCGGCAAATATGCCCAAGCCATCGAGGCCTATAAGAAATCGCTCAAGCTCGCGAAAAACGAAGCCAGCACTTACGAAGCGCTCGGCGTTGCCTATCGCATGCTCGATCGCTACGACGACGCGGTCAACGCATTCACCGACGCCATTCGGCTCGAGCCGGAAATTGCCGAGCCTTATCTGCGCCGCGGGATCTGCTGGTTCCACAAAGGTGAATACGGCCTGGCGATTCTCGATTTCGACGACGCCGCCGGCATCGATTTCACCGATCCCCGCGCCGCTACCTGGAAAGGCATGACGCTGGCCAGCGAAGGACGTTTCCTCGATGCCGTGAACGCCTATTCCACGGCCATCCGCTACGACAATCGCTTCGCGCTGGCGCACATCAATCGCGGCTTGGCCTATGCCGCATTGAAAGATTACACGAAAGCCGTCGTCGATTTCAATTCGGCAATCAATGTCACTCCCAACGACCCGACGCTCTATTTCAAACGCGCGGTGGCTCAGTCCGGCGGAGGCGATTGGAATGCCGCGATCCTCTCCTACAACGAAGCGATTCGCCTCGACAAGCAGTATGCCGCGGCCTACAAGAATCGCGGCGAGGCTTATCAACAACTCGGCGACACGGCCCGCGCCCAAGCCGACGCCCGCCGCGCCCAAGAACTCTCCTTGGCCGCCGACCATAAAACGGCCAGCGCACGATGA